From the Chiroxiphia lanceolata isolate bChiLan1 chromosome 6, bChiLan1.pri, whole genome shotgun sequence genome, the window GTTCTGTAACACACATCTGCCCCAGGTACCCAGGTAAGTTAACATCTGCCAATTCCTCTGAGCTTTCAAAAGTAATGTAAATTCAAGGTATTTTCAGTGGCCACCTATAATCCCAAATACCTTTCAATGTATTGAAACAATCCCAAAACCTGCAATATCAGTGAACCTACTATACTGTACATCCcactggagcagtttgtccTTTTCCATTGGGTTTGTACTGTGCATTCCCTATTTATGCCTTTGACATATCTTTCTCAATGTTTTTTACATTCCTCTCTCAAGCCTTTCTGCACTTTTTACCTCTTTGGGAATGCTTTCCAAACTGGCTTAACTCTTGTTATTGAGCTTTGCTCAGGCTGTTGGAAAATACTAATCTCTGCATCATTTTATCTTGATTCAGATCAAACTCTTCCTTCAGAATATTGGTATCTTTGGGGTGATTATGGATTGGGCTTTTACACTGGCCAGCCTTTCTCAAGCTAACTAAAGATCTCTATGCAATGCTAAAAAGTTGTGGTGCTAGGGTGTTTATCACAGCATGGTCCTTTGCTGTTTCTACAGCAGGAAATACTAAACTCTGCTAGGTGGATTTCTGTGACTTAGAACTATCCTTTATGTTTAATTAATGTTTACAGCTACTTGAGCCTACAGAGACTCAATACCAAGCTATACATAGCATCGAGCTATTCCTTTGCATGCAGAGCATATTCAGGATAGCAAGGAGATTGTGTAGCTACtgacagaatttaatttttttttatcccctgctagaatttgcttttgaaaggcATTAAGATTGTTGCTTCGTGAATTGTTACTCTTAACTGCAAGACATTACTGAGGTGGAAATGTTGTTAAATACATTATTCAAGCATGgattggattttatttcttctttatttccacagctgtttgctgaagAGGGAGTCTCTCTCAAAGTTATCTACCTCACCAAATATTGATCAATACTGTGAAGGCAGTACAACGGGGAGGTTGTCACCTGTAGAATACCTTTACAGAAGTCGTGAAGACATTTCTGAGAGTGACGACCTTAATGATGACAAGGGGATCTCCTTTTCGGTCCAGAGGCAGCTAACTGAAAAACCATCTtcaactggaaataaaaaagtagcAGAAAAAGACTCTAATGATTCAGCTATCATGGCTTGTATcaataaaaattatcaaaaaattgcaaaattgGATGACAATCCAGGGCAAGCTGGATCTCAAAACCAGACCTCTGAAGACTCCTCTCCTGATCTTTTTAAGGAGAAAGATGAGCCTAAAACCTTTATTACAGGGACAAGAATGACAAAATCAAAGTTGCTAGGAGATTTAAGTCAGCCTGCAAGTAGCAATCTAGCACAAAATGGAGCTCAGGTATCCAATAAAAAGATTAGAATGGATATCAATGGAAAAGGCCACAGGTCTTCTCCAGAAAACTTTCCTAAACAAGTGAAGAAAACTGTGTATGGAAACCCATCGGTGCACCTAAACCAAACTTTCATGAGCTGGAGGACAGAGCCAAATTCAGCCTTGCCAAGTCATGAGAAATCACCAGTGGAACAGAAAGAATTTCTGATGGCAGCCACATCAGTAGGAAATCTGACTAAGGTGAACTCACAGGCACCACTttcttttgttgaaaaaaaGTGGCACAGTGCTGAGAAGCTAAGTGCTGGAGTGTCCAAAACAGCCACAGATGTGCTGGGGAACTGGCAAGAGGATGACGAAAATGAGATTTCTGATACTGACAGTTCCTATTCTGTAGATTCTCTCTCCTGCACTTATGCAAAagctttcccagagaaactgaaacaagaagattttgacagaaataaatgtcCTGCCAACCCAGAAGATTCTGAGAGTGATGACAGTCAAATGTCACAAGACTCTCTggtagaaaaggaaaataaagcaaaaaagcaaaatgcaagcCAATTTCACAAGTTAAAGATCCATCATGAGCCAGCTAAGCTTTACAAAAGCAGAACTGAACACCATATTTCATCTTTTGTGACATCATATGCATCTCGTAGGAACCTGGTAAAGGCTGAAAGAAGCTTTTCTCTGGATAGTTTAGCTGATGGAGAAGAGATGCCAGCAGAAGATCTGGTAGAAGAATCCAAATCTGATTCATCTGATGAAGTGCCAACAGAGATTTTCTGGAAGTTACAAACTCCTAGATTACCAGCTATACAGATTGAAGAAGACCACGAGTCCAAGACCTGCAATAGAGATACAGAAGGAACAAGTTACGATCTGAAGCTGAGCAGTTCCTTTTATTTGGACACTAAGCCACAGCCTGCTTTGAGTAATGCTTGCAAGCAGTTGCTGAAGGGGACAAAAGTCTCCTTTGTAGAACAAGAAAGGTGTCCTAATAAAAGACTGTATTATGAAAGTGAAAATCCTTTGCTTACTAATGATGCTTGGCTTTCCTGTGACACAAAGGTTGACATCAGCAGCCCCAGAATAACAGCACCTTCTTCCCATGAAAATTTGGAATTTCAGAAAGCTCATCTGTGTTCTTTGAGCAAACCAGACCTTTGGCTGAAGAAAGATGATCTAAAGCAGTCAGCTGCTgaagtttcttttgtttctggcTCTAAGCAGATTCACAGCATTACTCACTTATCACATCGTGTAAATGAAATAAACTCAGTTTTCTCCTCTGACAAATCGGAAGTACCTTTACCTGAAACAACAACTGCAAGGAGAGTTTCTGAGAGTGGATCATTAAATAAGATTCTTAAAGAATGGACAAACTCTAACGAAAATTCATCCTTGGAATCTCAAAATGTTATGTCCTCATTTGTTAGCTCAGTAGGACCAGGTTCTTCTTTTGTTCCTACTTCAGCAAAACatgattattttaaacattcaaGGTCATGTCATCCTGAACAAGAACAACTGGATGAATTAACTACTTACAGGTCTACCACTGAATGTACACAAACATTCAGCTGTTTGGAAAGCAAATCCACTGCAGACTGCTTGTCACTGGTATCTAGGAAAGAGGAGGATTCTCTCCCCACAACTCATCCAGAGCTGCCAAAAGATCACACTCTGCAAAAAACACCTTTTGTCTCCGTGTTGCCTGTGCAAACTGTGGAGCAGAGGAATGTCTGTTTAGATGCAGATTTAGAAGATGATTTCTTGAGAACTTTTTCAAAAGATGAGCTTGACAATGACTATAATAACTTGATGGCAAAATCAAGTGTGACAGATTCAGGCAGGGGAAGTGCATCTGTCAGTGCATCTGCTGCTGAATCTTCTATGGGACTTGCTCATAATATGACCTCAACACAGACATCTGCAGTAAAACACATCCAATTTGGAAACCATGGGCAGCTTTTACCACTACAAAAAATACCAACATGTTGTGATGAAGGTTTCTTTCTCAGTGACTTAGCAAATAAGAACTGCTCTCTAGTAAGCAACTATGAGTTTCAGACACTGGTTGGACATGGAGCAGAATCAACTGCTAGAGAATGTCTCCTCAGCTCTGGGGAGAGTAATTTGGAAACAATGCAAGAAACAGATTATGAACAAATATCTGCAGAAGACATAACAACAGAGACAGatttttcctcacaggagacaACATATCAATGTCACCCTTTAGCTGTTGCTGCCAGTGCAAGTTACGGCCAATCTGCAACACCAGTAGAGATGTCTGAAAAAGAGATAATCTGTATGGAAACAAGCACAGATAGTTTGGCAGAGATTGTGCCAGAGGTGCCTTCATTCATAGGTCACAAAGAATACGAATCCAAGGATGAAGACTTGTCTTCACTGAATCATTATGAATTCAAACACAAACCTGTTTCAAAGGATTACTCCCACGAGTGTGCTCTAGCAGACAGTCAGGCAAGTTGCTTATCCCAGCAAACTTTAGAAAAGTCTACATTATGCACTGATAATATAAGAGAAGAAAGCAGTGAAAGCAAAAAACACAATGCCTTGAATTCTCAGGCTGTAGTTCAGAAAGAATTTTCATCCAAATACGAAAACTTAGTGGTAAATGAAGTAAGTTATTTCATAGTGAATGTAAATGGGAAAGACACTAAGTCCTTTCCTGCTGCTATTTGTGAGACTACAAATGATTTTCTCCCAGAATCTAATTCAAGCACATTTTACAAAACTTCAATGAAAGCTAGTCTTTTTCAAAGTGCATCTGAGACTGAAAATTATGATAAACTGTTGGAGCAGGTCACAATGGTGAAAGGAGATTGTAATGCTACATCTAGTCTTACTGTGGAAGTCAATGCCACAGAAAGTTGTTCTGATGTATGTTCTGGCTGCCTTTGCACAACATGCTCTTCAAAATCAACCGAGCAGAAAAACAGTACACATAAGACAACTGACATTTCTGTGGAATTTGATGCCACCATTCTCttggaaacagaaacacagaacaaatcTTTACTGGaatcaagaaaagagaaagaagccTTTTTTGAAAATGATTGCCCAGAGGACATCTTTCTTGTTGAAGATGATGTAAATTCAGAGTTGGGAAGGGTATTTGAATGCAACACAAAAGCATCGGCTACCATTTCTCAAGAGGAGAgttcatatataaataaagaatccaaatttttaagaaacttAGAAACTGATCCAGAAGAAACCATAGCTCCTTATCAGAATACAGAGGCAAACAGTGATGCAGAAATAATTAACCAGTTAACCAGTAGTGCAAtcaacttagaaaaaaatatattggaaaTTAAACCCAGACAGATTGAAAGTTTACCTGACAATCCAGAAGCCAAAGTCCAAAGTGTAACTGAAGACAGCAgtggaaaggattttaaagacATTAGTGTATCTCAGAATCCAAAGAAACCTACTGATATTGTAGCTTGTGAAGTTCAATGTGAGTTTAATACAAATCTGTGCCTGATGCATGAAGAAGTGGACAAAGACGAACTGCAGGAAGCCAGCACTGAGGTAGAACATACTGAGGAATCAAAAGCACTCCTGCATTCTGGCAGCCAACTTGAAACAAACAGCTTTtgccaaagagaaaaaagtgagaaaacagaaataggtATTTATTCACCAGAGTTTTCTGTTGCTCCCAAAACCACTCCTTCAGCTGCGTGTTCCCACACAACAGATATTGCTCAGAATATTTCAGGGTTCCTTGATACTTGCGAAGGGCTTGTACAGACAAATagaacaacagaaaatgtaGCTGCAGCTGTACTAATCACAAGGAGgcaagcaaatattttagaaaaacttgaaaatgaagaacaaataaGTTCTAACAATTCAACTGAGTATTGTGTACCAAACTGTTTGCCCCAGGAAGACAAAGTTAATGAATGTGAAATGACTGggagtgaaaaagaaattactgtgacACACACCAAGGAGCTGGTTATTACAAGGCAAGAAGACATATGCAcagatgaaaatgttttatttactgaaCAGTTTCCAGCTTTGCATCAGATATATTGTGACAGAGATGTCAAAGAGGAAAGTTTAAATCAGTTTAAGATCCCTGAAAGATACCTGACAGCTTCGGAACTAGAACAGAATATACTGTTAGAGAATGATTCAAGATACCATGATCCTACTGAAATGAGTGAAGATGGTGACTCAGCAGACTCTGTTACAGGAATAACATGTCCTGAGACAGGAAATGTAGTTGACTCATGTGAATATTCAGTTGATGATAGTGCTGGTAACAACCAATACAGAATTGAACAAAAATCTGCAAGTCTCGACAGACATACATATACGAGTTGTGTTATGCAATCTCCTGAGCACAGCATTTTGGAAAACCTGAATGCAGGTATTGTTAGAAAAAGACCTGATATTTGTGAGCTGGATCCAGTAGGCTCTAGAGTTGAGGAGGAGAAAGTGCTTTTGGTGAAGCTAGTACAAATGGCCAAATCAgacaaacaaaagcagatgtttacagaaaacacagaggagGTAGAACTGATCTTTTTACAAAACCCAGATGAACTATTCCCTGAAAACAAAGATAGCTACCAAAAGACACATGATGACAGCAGATTAAATGAAATCTTAAGAGAAAACCAGTGGGTGTCTACCAGCTTTTCTAGAAAGAACGAAGACATCAGCAAGCAACAAAATCCATCAACAACACTGAtgtctacagaaaaaaaccaagaacttCAAGACTCCCCATGCCTGTCTGTAAATCACGTTTTATATCTTGGAGGAAGTGATGATTCCCATCTTGTTCAAGATGTTCCCACTGCATCGAAAGGACATACAAAATCATCTAACAGCAGTCTTGGAACTGGAGCTGTTCTGCCTTACTATGAAACATTAATGGAGAGTGAAGTTGGTGTCCATACGTCTGTTACAGGCAACAAAATGGGAGAAGACAAACATCTTCCAGATAAAATGCAAAGTAAGAGTGTAGCTTTTTCACAAATCATGACCacacaggagaggcaggaggaagaatTGTTTGTAGTTAAAAATGCACCTGATTATGCCATATCTGCACAACATGTCAATGAGAGCAGCTCTTTCACTCCCTACGGTGCAGGTGGTCCTGAGCCTGAAACTGTTGTACTTCAGCAAACAGCCAAAGGAAActcattttccttggaaatattAGATTcttctgaagatatttttcgGGATGTTAACAGTGCTCATGAAGAACACAGTATGGATTTAATGGTTAATAAACTATTAAATGACTGTCTTAATTCCAGGGAAGATACAGCTCAGGAGGAAAAGGATACCAGTGTGCCTGATTCACTGCTCTTGGATAAATCAAACCTGCTTTcttcttcagagaaagaagTGATGGAAGACATAGGGATGGGGAAAATGCATTCTTTACTAGAAATCTCTACACCAAAAATCTTTCACAATATTAATACAACTCAGGTAGTAGTTCAGTCAGGGAGTTCATCACTGCATGATGAGGAGAAAATTTTAAACACAAGCTGTCCTACAGCaaacagtaaaactgaaaatgccAAGTTTCCTGCTGTAGCTGGATATCAGCATGAGCCTGGAAAAAGTCAGGAGCATGAGACTTCTGAAGAGTGCTGCATAGACCAATCAGGCCATGCTGTTTCTGAGAATGCTTCAGCCCTTTCAGAGGGCCTGAACAAGTCTCCAAGGGAAAATTCACATTATAGTAAAGAGTTTCTAAATTATAATAGGAGCTTGGGTGCTTCTGAACATTCTCCTGGTCTTCTGAATTGTGCAGCATCATCTGCAGGTAGTTTGattgccagcaatggagacaAAACCGAAAATGATGCTATTCtctctgaagaaacaaaatactttgaaaGTGAATCAActgatttaaatgtttttgtaacTTCTCCTGGTGTTTCTcaaaaaggagatgaaaaggaaaataattctgcagTGGCAGAGGTCACATATGCTCAGAATAATAAACTCCCTGCAAAAGTGGGAACAAatcaaacagagaaaattattcaaGGTTATTTCCAGAATTGCAGtgacataaaagaaaataaagttcatGAGTACTCAGAACACAGCAGTAACACTAATGGTGTGACTGTACCAGAATCAGGCTTGCTTGCTTCCCAGAGCCAAGGGCAGACTGGCAGTAATGAATCAAAGTCTCTTTCTTCCTACTCAACAGAAGAAACTCCAAATGATACACCATTTCAAAGCTCCAAGAACTTCAGTGCTTTTAACACATCTTGTTTACTTGAGGACTCAAAATCTCTAATATTTAGTCAGCTTGAGGACTCGCTCCAGGATACTTTTTTGACTGAGAAAGTGACCTCCAGTTCTGCAGACATGTGCTCTGTGAAAGAAGATCTTTCCCGAGCATTTGCAAGTGTCAATTACCCATCCtcagcagcattttcagaatCTTCTTTAACTGCAGATATAGGCCATGGTGAAACTGGCACATATGATATTCCACATTTAAACATATTGAAACATTCTccatttgctgtttttcaaatacaagACACTCAGTCTGATAAGGCGGTTGTATTTGATGAGCCAGTATGTGCTTCAAGAAGTATTTTACTTTctcttgcaaaagaaaatagGCATTGTCCAGTGTCAGACACAGAGTGTAGTTCATGTAAAAATTCCGCTGGGGATGTGGAACCTGTATATGGAAGTAATCGTAAAAAAATCGACAATGATACAAAAGTTGATCAGCATCACTGGGATAAGGTTCTACCACAAGAAGCTTGCacagaacacactgaaaaaatattaagggATAATCCTCTTTTATTACCATCGTTACCTTTTTGGGATACTGAAAGGGCAATTCTTGTTAAGGAGGGACAAATGAGAAATATCCTTAACAGAAATGAGGAAGAATTGCATTCAAATACTGAGGCTGAACATCTTGCAGTAAagacagagcaaacaaaaacattaagtAGAGAACCTGCTGAAAAGCAAACTAATGTATCCTCAAATTCTTCAAATGAATTAATAGGCTCAAAAGTTACAGCGTTTGAAAATCTGTATCCAGGAGATGTTGCAGTGGCTCCTGAATACGCCTGCAGTTCAGTTAGTCCAGCATATCCCATACACAGCAGAAGCGCTGATCCCAGGCACCTGTGTGACACTGTCTTGGGATTTGAAAGAAACCCTGCAGATCTGCAAGATAATTGTCAGTATGTGCCTACAGGTGAACAGACAGAACACATACCAAATAGAACAAATCCAGGGAGTAGAAAAGAGATTTTACTTTGCAGAAGTAAGACAGGTTCAAGTGTTGATAGCCCTGCTGATGATGCTGATGTAGACAATTGTTCAACAACTGGAGACACTATAACGAGgaataaaactgcaaaatcaGAAAGACCAAAGTTTTCTGTAATAAGTAATGAAACTACCTCCATAAAGTTTTTGCCAGAAAACCATGATTTGCCTCCTCAAGAATCTAAAGTGGTGCAACTTAGGAGCAAAAGATCATATTCTACTACACGGAATACAAAGAGCTGTAAACAAAGTGAACACAGACCTTATTTACAAAGTCACAGAGTATCAGCCCCAGctattgctgttttctctgaTACAGAATATACTTTGGAAGCTTCATCTAAGGCAGATCCTTTGTTGTATTCTGCATCTAAATCACTACAAGATTTAAATATGAGTGTAGAGCCTCCATCACCAACTGAAGATGATCTTTATGGAATTGAAAGATTTTCAAAGCAGGAATCAAAGAACTTTCTAAAGGTTAAATTTAAACCCAGATTTCAGCAAAGAATGGCACAAACTAAGAAGTTTGCAAACTGTGATcccaaaaatatacaaaattttGCAGGAAGAAGCCAAAGCAGCCAGTCTTTAAAAGACTGCACTACTCAATCTCCATCATGCTTACTGCCCACAGCTCACAGTTCTGTGGGTGCAGAAGTAAATGTCCATTCAAAGAGTAGTTCTGTAGTTCAGTGTAGTGAAGGTAAAGGTGAAGAAGGTGGATACCAGCCAGATTTAATTTTGCAAGACAATAAAGATGTAATCCACTTTAGTTCAAGTGATATCAACCCATATATTCACTCATGGCAACAAGATGGATCATGCAAGATTGGCTGGAAACAGTATGTTTTTGGAAGTGCAAGTGATGTCTCTTGCAATCAAATTCctttaaatatggaaaatcaTAAAGTTATGAGATGTTCCAGTGCAGACAATGGATTGAATTCtcaaaattctccttttcattCTCATCTAAGTTCATATGCTACAGCAAAAGTTTTATCAAGCACTTTAAGTAGCATTGAAGGTCTTCAAGGATGGGACAGTGTCAGACAAGACTTTCAGTCTGCATATTCGAGTGACAGTACCAAGCAGTATAGCAACATATCcagtgaaacactggaaagtaattcagaaaataaCACTGCTGGATTTGAGAATCCTTCTGCACAACCTGGTAACTCTTCAATGCAGGTTGATGAAATTGTACTCTTATATCCTTCTGAGACTGAAAGGTCTTCTAAAAAAATACCAGGGATTACATGTGAGCAGGGAACACAAACAGCAACTACAGGAAGGTATAAAAGGCAGAGAAGACATCAGAGAAGCTATACAGATGTTTCTgcaaaaaaggaggaaagaaacagagatttATTTCTTCAACCTTCTTGGACAAGCATGCAGAACCTGTCCATGCATCTatcacagcttctgcagaaCACTTCTGAGTTGTTGGGAAACCTCT encodes:
- the STARD9 gene encoding stAR-related lipid transfer protein 9 isoform X1, whose product is MANVKVAVRVRPLSKRETAEGGRVIVEIDDKVAKVRNVKVDSRLDSSWDSREKTVAFSFDYCYWSVDPEDPKYASQEMVFQDLGTSVLSGAFRGYNICLFAYGQTGSGKTYTMMGTPASIGLTPRICEGLFSRKEDFSDQTASCRVKVSFLEIYNERVRDLLKQSDRKKPYTLRVREHPETGPYVQGLTHHLVTDYKQVVKLLEEGIAKRITAATHIHSASSRSHAIFTIHYTQAILENNLPSEIASKINLVDLAGSERADPSYCKDRITEGANINKSLVTLGIVISTLAQNSQMFSSCQSINSIASEGESSHADSPSTGSVSGTRRPAYIPYRDSILTWLLKDSLGGNSKTIMIATISPASSSYNETMSTLRYASNAKNIINKPRVNEDANVKLIRELREEIDRLKTMLLSFELRNSSPSWSDDRDGNLTELVLQNEMKIEQLTKDWTSKWTDRKAIMEEYSVDINKEKAGVTIDSSLPHLMAMDDDILSTGVVLYHLREGTTKIGRSDSDQDQDIVLQGQWIERNHCMIDNNCGVVTLRPVPGAHCSVNGCEVTGSCRLSQGALVVLGKSHKFRFNHPAEAAILRQRRSINETPPTQSCGALDWLNLDGNCTNSPHYVLSSLYNQKCRNCKENKCSPGLSREINAVREEYKQKLRDQEAFHRTQIQRQQLYVEDLKQQILRGQIKAERELENDQALINQQIQENQQWLINENKRLAALQQQQREFAVQTEPTLYAEAEVQSNTGVEICLSLLQQNKKRLVQLELLRRHSLKKAERNIRRKKVKFQLERIVKKQKLLEAKQNLEQLEASCWLSEECVKQSQVLNENIAVWSSLDHQLQKRWKSLGSSSLQHRQHLFCNTHLPQVPSCLLKRESLSKLSTSPNIDQYCEGSTTGRLSPVEYLYRSREDISESDDLNDDKGISFSVQRQLTEKPSSTGNKKVAEKDSNDSAIMACINKNYQKIAKLDDNPGQAGSQNQTSEDSSPDLFKEKDEPKTFITGTRMTKSKLLGDLSQPASSNLAQNGAQVSNKKIRMDINGKGHRSSPENFPKQVKKTVYGNPSVHLNQTFMSWRTEPNSALPSHEKSPVEQKEFLMAATSVGNLTKVNSQAPLSFVEKKWHSAEKLSAGVSKTATDVLGNWQEDDENEISDTDSSYSVDSLSCTYAKAFPEKLKQEDFDRNKCPANPEDSESDDSQMSQDSLVEKENKAKKQNASQFHKLKIHHEPAKLYKSRTEHHISSFVTSYASRRNLVKAERSFSLDSLADGEEMPAEDLVEESKSDSSDEVPTEIFWKLQTPRLPAIQIEEDHESKTCNRDTEGTSYDLKLSSSFYLDTKPQPALSNACKQLLKGTKVSFVEQERCPNKRLYYESENPLLTNDAWLSCDTKVDISSPRITAPSSHENLEFQKAHLCSLSKPDLWLKKDDLKQSAAEVSFVSGSKQIHSITHLSHRVNEINSVFSSDKSEVPLPETTTARRVSESGSLNKILKEWTNSNENSSLESQNVMSSFVSSVGPGSSFVPTSAKHDYFKHSRSCHPEQEQLDELTTYRSTTECTQTFSCLESKSTADCLSLVSRKEEDSLPTTHPELPKDHTLQKTPFVSVLPVQTVEQRNVCLDADLEDDFLRTFSKDELDNDYNNLMAKSSVTDSGRGSASVSASAAESSMGLAHNMTSTQTSAVKHIQFGNHGQLLPLQKIPTCCDEGFFLSDLANKNCSLVSNYEFQTLVGHGAESTARECLLSSGESNLETMQETDYEQISAEDITTETDFSSQETTYQCHPLAVAASASYGQSATPVEMSEKEIICMETSTDSLAEIVPEVPSFIGHKEYESKDEDLSSLNHYEFKHKPVSKDYSHECALADSQASCLSQQTLEKSTLCTDNIREESSESKKHNALNSQAVVQKEFSSKYENLVVNEVSYFIVNVNGKDTKSFPAAICETTNDFLPESNSSTFYKTSMKASLFQSASETENYDKLLEQVTMVKGDCNATSSLTVEVNATESCSDVCSGCLCTTCSSKSTEQKNSTHKTTDISVEFDATILLETETQNKSLLESRKEKEAFFENDCPEDIFLVEDDVNSELGRVFECNTKASATISQEESSYINKESKFLRNLETDPEETIAPYQNTEANSDAEIINQLTSSAINLEKNILEIKPRQIESLPDNPEAKVQSVTEDSSGKDFKDISVSQNPKKPTDIVACEVQCEFNTNLCLMHEEVDKDELQEASTEVEHTEESKALLHSGSQLETNSFCQREKSEKTEIGIYSPEFSVAPKTTPSAACSHTTDIAQNISGFLDTCEGLVQTNRTTENVAAAVLITRRQANILEKLENEEQISSNNSTEYCVPNCLPQEDKVNECEMTGSEKEITVTHTKELVITRQEDICTDENVLFTEQFPALHQIYCDRDVKEESLNQFKIPERYLTASELEQNILLENDSRYHDPTEMSEDGDSADSVTGITCPETGNVVDSCEYSVDDSAGNNQYRIEQKSASLDRHTYTSCVMQSPEHSILENLNAGIVRKRPDICELDPVGSRVEEEKVLLVKLVQMAKSDKQKQMFTENTEEVELIFLQNPDELFPENKDSYQKTHDDSRLNEILRENQWVSTSFSRKNEDISKQQNPSTTLMSTEKNQELQDSPCLSVNHVLYLGGSDDSHLVQDVPTASKGHTKSSNSSLGTGAVLPYYETLMESEVGVHTSVTGNKMGEDKHLPDKMQSKSVAFSQIMTTQERQEEELFVVKNAPDYAISAQHVNESSSFTPYGAGGPEPETVVLQQTAKGNSFSLEILDSSEDIFRDVNSAHEEHSMDLMVNKLLNDCLNSREDTAQEEKDTSVPDSLLLDKSNLLSSSEKEVMEDIGMGKMHSLLEISTPKIFHNINTTQVVVQSGSSSLHDEEKILNTSCPTANSKTENAKFPAVAGYQHEPGKSQEHETSEECCIDQSGHAVSENASALSEGLNKSPRENSHYSKEFLNYNRSLGASEHSPGLLNCAASSAGSLIASNGDKTENDAILSEETKYFESESTDLNVFVTSPGVSQKGDEKENNSAVAEVTYAQNNKLPAKVGTNQTEKIIQGYFQNCSDIKENKVHEYSEHSSNTNGVTVPESGLLASQSQGQTGSNESKSLSSYSTEETPNDTPFQSSKNFSAFNTSCLLEDSKSLIFSQLEDSLQDTFLTEKVTSSSADMCSVKEDLSRAFASVNYPSSAAFSESSLTADIGHGETGTYDIPHLNILKHSPFAVFQIQDTQSDKAVVFDEPVCASRSILLSLAKENRHCPVSDTECSSCKNSAGDVEPVYGSNRKKIDNDTKVDQHHWDKVLPQEACTEHTEKILRDNPLLLPSLPFWDTERAILVKEGQMRNILNRNEEELHSNTEAEHLAVKTEQTKTLSREPAEKQTNVSSNSSNELIGSKVTAFENLYPGDVAVAPEYACSSVSPAYPIHSRSADPRHLCDTVLGFERNPADLQDNCQYVPTGEQTEHIPNRTNPGSRKEILLCRSKTGSSVDSPADDADVDNCSTTGDTITRNKTAKSERPKFSVISNETTSIKFLPENHDLPPQESKVVQLRSKRSYSTTRNTKSCKQSEHRPYLQSHRVSAPAIAVFSDTEYTLEASSKADPLLYSASKSLQDLNMSVEPPSPTEDDLYGIERFSKQESKNFLKVKFKPRFQQRMAQTKKFANCDPKNIQNFAGRSQSSQSLKDCTTQSPSCLLPTAHSSVGAEVNVHSKSSSVVQCSEGKGEEGGYQPDLILQDNKDVIHFSSSDINPYIHSWQQDGSCKIGWKQYVFGSASDVSCNQIPLNMENHKVMRCSSADNGLNSQNSPFHSHLSSYATAKVLSSTLSSIEGLQGWDSVRQDFQSAYSSDSTKQYSNISSETLESNSENNTAGFENPSAQPGNSSMQVDEIVLLYPSETERSSKKIPGITCEQGTQTATTGRYKRQRRHQRSYTDVSAKKEERNRDLFLQPSWTSMQNLSMHLSQLLQNTSELLGNLSQQSIIDNEQNATINQRGTEDAVKATRSDSCTQTTADIGTQTETLEEPQSKHEEKQVEAKMENELRAAQAVNNCKEIGADTVGKIPERKEEVLSLEERTKEQTGMKSLGNPDFHDSLDSILEDSFMHLPLLSRTSAPILHFQKPLFNAKQKDTFTSARVSSLTSSLPSSGQDDSSCTVVSSPTNSTSYSPTSYTQDKRSVNETEAPAERKFCYKNTLLVDRASSPILTLSASPNSQTAFSKSVCTIKERLGYSSVASSPLHNQRKQRAVPQSSMHPHVDNFSQTETESDSSASREHKGIRKKSGSFSGKKAANELLGQDDSKDLEQQHRLMVDTHTTICAKRLYHSSSTLEVSGHSEVVTGDVRDHGSLAHSLRCMYVTRGGRGSSAGIGHEKYIENSDTALIHNYSSPNADLFFNQKISATCSSKTNAGTSSEPVVEASSLQFHDFFWRNENSCPPALSDVSDVQTSFQDDNTGFVTESECDTEIPLNKNSTFAKPYRPRSYSLRDLPIHNKFSNWCGVKGSPPPSLLSLSGSVTDLRSQAEKMTRSKQATEMEGKSQPCDSRSREIERLQRERAQIMSGIHLDLHQHPLTVELTEAKLNYGIGETDALLRVLQSGNADDTVAIPVKQQLYERHMRAIETLRKEREKRLQRYQRSRSLSPQKHLSLFQTLDPSQRDLDLPSRRREYLQQLRRDVVENTRVQEPKRRSIQHPSDIELLLRDYQRAREETKTEIARARDKLRERAEQEKRRIREQLFSQLQKEEARLKTLASTSTLCTDSSLSLSSGPTSGYNSSNTATYTASNFSSREGQVSSGNTLVSRDTRGRSAVRNSQLYMLEQLQKDSTFETTRIQPPLPSSSTSCRFTHGLTISVNSSSTKGYQDLSKHILANATTEVMAACSHNLRNLYTCQAAAGWKYQCTEKEVQVYYKVFPSATRHGFLGAGVIERPLSYVWGLVRDPCKRHLYDRSINTARIHKKVTSHIHLVYLVTDTSLCYLKQPRDFCCITVEAKEENLSVLAIQSVYDASMPHPCKEAVRGEILPSAWILEPDIVNGRDITRVIYMAQVDLGAPAIPARLLNSIAKRQPLVIARLAHLLAS